A genomic segment from Lignipirellula cremea encodes:
- a CDS encoding ABC transporter ATP-binding protein, giving the protein MALIEIKDLVKSYRVYQKKEGLWSSLRGLFHREYREVRAVRGIDLQVEQGEFVAFLGPNGAGKTTTLKLLSGVISPTSGTATVMGATPWKRENAYRRRFALVMGQKNQLWWDLPAQESFRLHQQIYRIPPDDFKATMDELVDLLEIRRLLKQPVRELSLGERMKMELTAALLHSPEVLFLDEPTIGLDVVAQHNIQRFLKYYQEKRKITILLTSHYMKDVAALCKRVVIIANGQIKYDGSLSGVIDKFSGYKIISVQFPDNVPLENLEQYGEVLEVQPPKAKIRIERSKVPKMLADLLSNYPIEDVAVEDLPLEDVIAEMFALVNRREDADGYEEPQVGAISD; this is encoded by the coding sequence ATGGCCCTCATTGAAATCAAAGACCTGGTCAAGTCGTACCGCGTCTATCAAAAAAAGGAAGGCCTGTGGTCTTCGCTGCGGGGGCTCTTCCACCGCGAGTATCGCGAGGTCCGCGCCGTCCGCGGCATTGATCTCCAGGTGGAACAGGGTGAATTCGTCGCGTTCCTGGGTCCCAACGGCGCCGGTAAAACAACCACGCTCAAACTGCTCTCAGGCGTCATCAGTCCGACTTCCGGCACAGCCACCGTGATGGGCGCCACGCCCTGGAAACGGGAGAACGCCTATCGCCGGCGTTTCGCCCTGGTGATGGGACAAAAGAACCAGCTGTGGTGGGATCTGCCTGCGCAGGAGTCATTCCGGCTGCATCAGCAGATTTATCGCATTCCGCCCGACGACTTCAAAGCGACGATGGACGAGCTGGTCGACCTGCTGGAAATCCGCCGACTGCTCAAGCAGCCCGTGCGTGAGTTGTCGCTGGGCGAGCGGATGAAAATGGAGCTGACGGCGGCCCTGCTGCACTCGCCCGAAGTGCTGTTCCTCGACGAGCCGACCATCGGCCTGGACGTGGTCGCCCAGCATAATATCCAGCGGTTCCTGAAGTACTACCAGGAGAAGCGGAAGATCACCATTTTGCTGACCAGCCACTACATGAAAGACGTGGCCGCGCTCTGCAAACGGGTGGTAATTATCGCCAACGGCCAGATCAAGTACGATGGTTCTCTCAGCGGCGTGATCGACAAGTTCAGCGGTTACAAAATCATCAGCGTACAGTTTCCCGATAACGTGCCGCTGGAAAACCTGGAGCAATACGGCGAAGTGCTGGAAGTCCAGCCGCCCAAAGCCAAGATCCGTATCGAACGCAGCAAGGTGCCGAAAATGCTGGCCGACCTGCTGTCGAATTACCCGATCGAAGACGTCGCCGTCGAAGACCTGCCGCTGGAAGATGTGATCGCCGAGATGTTCGCCCTGGTCAATCGCCGGGAAGACGCGGATGGGTACGAAGAACCACAAGTTGGAGCGATTAGCGATTAG
- a CDS encoding carboxylate-amine ligase, whose translation MGKLHFNSNSSHSLGIELELGLVDEQSMALSSAIHRLHESLAPEVQESCKPELMQCCIEVITGVCQNIDEAEADLRSKLVPIQESADNLGLRLWWGSTHPFSSWRRQKVTPNDRYYDLVNLLQEMARRLVTFGLHVHVGVDSGDKAVMICDRIMQHLPTLLALSSSSPFWENRNTGLQSHRSKIMEGLPTAGLPTLMRNWSEYVWLVNHMIDTGFINTIREIWWDVRPHHNFGTVEVRVCDMPGNLDDALALAALIQSLVAALSDLIDQGAYQHDCHPMMVRQNKWRAARYGNRAQLVNSYTFEVNSVPDAVGDLVERLGPTAESLGCLHRLQQVVDLANGPTAADRQIEILEQTGDPAEIVRRLTERSRL comes from the coding sequence ATGGGAAAGCTGCACTTTAATTCCAATTCGTCGCACTCGCTGGGGATCGAGCTGGAGCTTGGCCTGGTCGATGAGCAATCGATGGCCTTGTCGAGCGCCATTCATCGCCTCCATGAAAGCCTGGCGCCCGAGGTGCAGGAAAGCTGCAAGCCGGAGCTGATGCAGTGCTGCATCGAGGTCATCACGGGCGTCTGCCAGAACATCGACGAAGCAGAGGCCGACCTCCGCAGCAAACTCGTCCCCATCCAGGAGTCGGCCGATAACCTGGGCTTGCGGCTGTGGTGGGGATCGACCCATCCCTTTTCCTCCTGGCGCCGCCAGAAAGTCACACCGAACGATCGCTATTACGATCTGGTCAACCTGCTCCAGGAGATGGCCCGGCGACTGGTTACTTTTGGTTTGCATGTGCATGTGGGCGTCGACTCGGGCGACAAGGCCGTGATGATCTGCGACCGCATTATGCAGCACCTGCCCACGCTGCTGGCGCTCAGTTCCAGCAGTCCGTTCTGGGAGAACCGGAACACGGGCCTGCAGTCGCACCGTTCTAAAATTATGGAAGGGCTGCCGACCGCAGGCCTGCCCACCCTGATGCGGAACTGGAGCGAGTACGTGTGGCTGGTGAACCACATGATCGATACGGGGTTCATCAATACCATTCGTGAGATCTGGTGGGATGTTCGCCCTCACCATAACTTCGGCACCGTCGAAGTTCGCGTGTGCGATATGCCGGGCAACCTCGACGACGCGCTCGCGCTGGCCGCACTCATCCAGTCGCTGGTCGCCGCCCTTTCGGACCTGATCGACCAGGGGGCGTACCAGCACGACTGTCACCCGATGATGGTTCGCCAGAACAAGTGGCGAGCCGCCCGTTACGGCAACCGGGCCCAACTGGTGAACTCGTACACGTTTGAGGTGAACTCCGTTCCCGATGCGGTGGGCGACCTGGTCGAACGGCTGGGTCCGACCGCGGAATCGCTCGGCTGCCTGCATCGCCTGCAGCAGGTCGTCGACCTGGCGAATGGACCGACGGCGGCGGATCGGCAGATCGAAATTCTCGAACAGACCGGCGATCCGGCCGAGATCGTCCGTCGTCTGACGGAACGCTCCCGCCTTTAG
- a CDS encoding 3-deoxy-D-manno-octulosonic acid transferase encodes MIAYLLNAVYLFVALAASPWLLYGAVFKGKYRQGWAQKLLGLAPDRRGQKRCLWLHAVSVGEVNLLGVMLKRLQQQFPGREIVISTTTQTGYDLAVKKYAAHRVFFCPLDFSWAVKTAVRRVQPEMLILAELELWPNLLRAAQRSDCRTVVINGRLSENSFRGYRRLGPLARLLFQRLDLVAAQSKDYADRFRSLGAPQVEVTGSLKFDGAQLNPENAQTQQLRQLAGYQNNQIVFLAGSTQRGEEALAIEVYQRLLPRFPELRLILVPRHPDRFDEVADLLENSSLDWRRRSTLEPAGKHAAPGVLLVDTIGELGGWWGVAKIAYVGGSLGSRGGQNMVEPAAYGAAVSFGPNTRNFRDIVKMMLQYDAAVVVRNADGLTRFVEHCLGDDCYRQQQGERAQQLVAAQQGAADATLRLLKPYALRANPSGAAADGGKTGKKAA; translated from the coding sequence GTGATTGCTTATCTGCTCAACGCTGTTTATCTGTTCGTGGCGCTGGCGGCCTCGCCGTGGCTGCTTTACGGGGCGGTCTTCAAAGGCAAATATCGCCAGGGTTGGGCGCAGAAGCTGCTGGGTCTGGCCCCCGATCGCCGCGGCCAGAAACGCTGCCTGTGGCTGCACGCCGTGAGCGTTGGCGAAGTGAACCTGCTGGGTGTGATGCTGAAGCGACTGCAGCAGCAGTTTCCCGGCCGCGAGATCGTGATTTCTACGACCACCCAGACCGGTTATGACCTGGCTGTCAAAAAATACGCGGCGCACCGCGTGTTCTTCTGCCCTTTGGATTTCAGCTGGGCGGTCAAAACGGCCGTCCGCCGGGTGCAGCCGGAAATGTTGATCCTGGCCGAGCTGGAACTCTGGCCTAACCTGCTCCGCGCCGCACAGCGCAGCGATTGCCGAACCGTCGTGATCAACGGCCGATTGAGCGAAAACAGCTTCCGTGGCTATCGCCGGCTGGGCCCGCTGGCCCGGCTGCTTTTCCAGCGGCTCGATCTGGTCGCCGCCCAGAGTAAAGATTATGCCGACCGTTTCCGCAGCCTGGGCGCCCCGCAGGTGGAAGTGACGGGCTCGCTCAAATTCGACGGTGCGCAGCTCAACCCGGAAAACGCCCAGACGCAGCAACTTCGCCAGCTTGCCGGTTACCAGAACAACCAGATCGTGTTCCTGGCAGGCAGCACCCAGCGAGGCGAAGAAGCGCTGGCGATCGAGGTTTACCAGCGACTGCTGCCGCGGTTTCCGGAACTGCGGTTGATCCTGGTTCCGCGGCACCCGGACCGGTTCGACGAGGTCGCCGACCTGCTGGAGAATTCCTCGCTCGACTGGCGGCGTCGCAGTACGCTGGAACCCGCCGGCAAGCACGCAGCGCCTGGCGTCCTGCTGGTCGATACGATCGGCGAACTGGGCGGCTGGTGGGGCGTCGCAAAAATTGCCTACGTCGGCGGCAGCCTGGGCAGCCGCGGCGGGCAGAACATGGTCGAGCCGGCGGCTTACGGGGCCGCAGTCAGTTTCGGGCCCAATACGCGTAACTTTCGCGACATTGTAAAAATGATGCTGCAGTATGACGCCGCCGTTGTCGTCCGCAACGCCGACGGACTGACGCGGTTTGTCGAGCACTGCCTGGGCGACGATTGCTATCGCCAGCAGCAAGGAGAACGCGCCCAGCAGCTTGTCGCCGCCCAGCAGGGAGCCGCCGATGCGACCCTGCGACTGCTCAAGCCGTACGCCCTGAGGGCGAATCCATCAGGCGCCGCGGCCGACGGCGGCAAGACCGGAAAAAAGGCGGCCTGA
- a CDS encoding GGDEF domain-containing protein: MVLVIFFIASLNIALGCALAFYLDRRLRAPLLVIENRPPKARASAAAAAHAAATPPPVVEEVEEEQPPEDCFTLEQLPAEWLRLLEKQAIEPQSFLEASAQVLKLEVSDYRESLIGAEERLRHCREDSEAAQLFDELSVANTHWMQRQREAEEQLASQRKMSGPYNKMAESISTILAGQEQCILALSETDVDRLDRLHALLDSVHSLRDAMNQTLDVVMRCEDRLESLDKRYLFDRLTTLKSRTGLEMLLHKWRKTDGSGMRLLSVVLCDIDKFGPNNQRFGVRDADRLLAAFGAMLDELRRTLRGFERPVRYSGQSFLLFLPDTGPRNAMSAAERIRQSIEAMTFDLGRVDVELSVSCGITEVLKRDTPDSVFARLDAAVAAAKTLGGNRTTIDEGSGPTAVDPPQFRVHGKVIEVPVESTQGISA; encoded by the coding sequence ATGGTGCTGGTTATCTTCTTTATCGCTTCGCTGAATATTGCGTTAGGCTGCGCGCTGGCGTTTTATCTGGACCGGCGGCTGCGGGCTCCGCTGCTGGTGATTGAGAATCGTCCCCCGAAGGCCAGAGCGTCGGCCGCCGCTGCCGCCCACGCCGCAGCGACTCCGCCGCCCGTCGTGGAGGAAGTGGAAGAAGAGCAGCCGCCGGAGGACTGCTTCACTCTGGAGCAATTGCCTGCGGAGTGGCTGCGTTTGCTGGAGAAACAGGCGATCGAGCCGCAATCGTTCCTGGAAGCGTCGGCCCAGGTGCTCAAACTTGAGGTTTCTGATTACCGGGAGTCCCTGATCGGGGCCGAAGAACGTCTGCGCCATTGCCGTGAGGATAGCGAAGCGGCCCAACTGTTTGACGAGCTGTCGGTCGCCAATACGCACTGGATGCAGCGGCAACGGGAAGCGGAAGAACAACTAGCGTCGCAACGGAAAATGTCGGGGCCCTACAACAAAATGGCCGAATCGATCAGCACGATTCTCGCCGGCCAGGAGCAGTGCATCTTGGCTTTGTCGGAAACCGATGTGGACCGGCTGGACCGGCTGCACGCATTGCTTGATTCGGTCCATTCGCTGCGCGACGCCATGAACCAGACTCTCGACGTGGTGATGCGGTGCGAAGATCGGCTGGAGTCGCTCGACAAACGGTACCTGTTCGACCGGCTCACCACGCTCAAGAGCCGCACCGGGCTGGAAATGCTGCTGCACAAATGGCGCAAAACCGATGGCAGCGGCATGCGGCTGCTCAGCGTGGTGCTGTGCGATATCGACAAGTTTGGCCCGAACAACCAGCGATTTGGCGTCCGCGACGCCGATCGGCTGCTGGCGGCGTTCGGCGCCATGCTGGATGAGTTGCGGCGAACCCTTCGCGGCTTTGAACGCCCGGTGCGTTACAGCGGCCAGTCGTTTCTCCTGTTTCTGCCCGATACGGGTCCCCGCAACGCCATGAGCGCAGCGGAACGGATACGGCAGTCGATCGAAGCGATGACCTTCGACTTGGGCCGGGTCGATGTCGAACTGTCCGTGAGTTGTGGGATTACCGAAGTGTTGAAACGGGACACGCCCGACAGCGTTTTCGCCCGGTTGGACGCCGCCGTCGCCGCCGCCAAAACACTGGGCGGAAATCGCACCACGATCGACGAAGGCTCGGGCCCGACTGCTGTCGACCCGCCACAATTCCGCGTCCACGGGAAAGTGATCGAAGTCCCCGTCGAGTCCACGCAAGGCATATCCGCCTAG
- a CDS encoding ketoacyl-ACP synthase III codes for MKYAAVGPIAVYLPEKVETNDQLKAQFPSWDLDLIGEKTGIYARHIAAPDECASDLGVKAAQRLFADFDIDPQSIDFLLVCTQTPDYPLPTTACLMQDRLGLRTSVGAIDYNLGCSGFVYGLSLADGLIRTGAVRRVLLITAETYSKYIHETDRSLRTIFGDGSAATLIDAADEPSLTGFQFGTDGTGADTLLVSTGGARPPQDAIKPRHRHRWPSQLYMDGPSLINFTVAAIPALVDQILAEAQLTREQINFFLLHQATFKMLDQLQQRMDIPPGQMPIALADYGNTVSSTLPILIRDLRADKRLEQGAQNLLVGFGVGWSWAGCAWRETFPG; via the coding sequence GTGAAGTATGCAGCCGTTGGTCCCATCGCCGTCTATCTGCCGGAAAAGGTAGAGACCAACGATCAGTTGAAGGCCCAGTTTCCCAGCTGGGATCTGGATCTGATCGGCGAGAAAACGGGCATCTATGCACGCCATATCGCAGCGCCCGACGAGTGCGCGTCGGATCTGGGCGTGAAAGCAGCGCAGCGCTTGTTTGCTGACTTCGACATCGACCCCCAATCGATCGACTTCCTGCTGGTCTGCACCCAGACCCCCGATTACCCGCTGCCCACGACCGCTTGCCTGATGCAGGATCGCCTGGGACTACGAACTTCGGTGGGGGCAATCGACTATAACCTGGGCTGTTCCGGTTTTGTGTACGGGTTATCGCTGGCCGACGGTTTGATCCGCACCGGCGCCGTCCGCCGAGTGCTGTTAATCACGGCCGAAACCTACTCCAAGTACATCCACGAAACAGACCGCAGCCTGCGCACCATTTTTGGCGACGGATCCGCGGCCACGCTGATCGACGCGGCCGATGAGCCTTCGTTGACCGGGTTCCAGTTTGGCACCGACGGAACCGGCGCTGATACGCTGCTGGTTTCGACAGGTGGAGCTCGTCCCCCGCAGGACGCAATCAAGCCGCGGCACCGGCATCGCTGGCCTAGCCAGCTCTATATGGACGGCCCGAGCCTGATCAATTTTACGGTCGCCGCCATTCCGGCTTTGGTTGACCAGATCCTGGCCGAAGCGCAGCTCACTCGCGAGCAGATCAACTTCTTCCTGTTGCACCAGGCGACATTCAAAATGCTGGATCAACTCCAGCAGCGGATGGATATTCCCCCAGGGCAGATGCCGATCGCTCTGGCTGATTACGGGAATACGGTGTCCTCGACGCTGCCAATCCTGATCCGCGACTTGCGGGCGGACAAGCGACTGGAGCAGGGCGCCCAGAACCTGCTGGTCGGTTTTGGAGTCGGCTGGTCCTGGGCCGGTTGCGCCTGGCGGGAAACGTTTCCGGGTTAG
- a CDS encoding M15 family metallopeptidase: MTPTTDDAARRAYWAEQMQLGYDFVQELIAFPVEECGEPFASIRDAAQSAGVEMEFSDTKIVDDLDRIYFMRQSLIEPLMAVARDMNSRGWILKIEEGFRTQEMQRRLVRKPSVFDAILKKCIWECGGEMPPTELVFRRAIVLVANLPKIGTHMSGSAVDISVLDRNDGSEIDRGKPYLEMSELTPMRSPYISPAALHNRLEILAMMEAHGFMHFPYEFWHYNQGDAGGHILTGQTQPAPYGPVHWDPQTNQVTPYEDPHELLNPLERIEQEMAAATARARN; encoded by the coding sequence ATGACACCAACCACCGACGATGCGGCGCGGCGCGCCTACTGGGCCGAGCAAATGCAGCTGGGCTATGACTTTGTTCAGGAACTGATCGCCTTCCCGGTCGAAGAATGCGGCGAGCCCTTTGCTTCAATCCGCGACGCGGCCCAGTCGGCCGGCGTGGAGATGGAGTTTTCCGACACCAAAATTGTCGACGACCTGGACCGCATTTATTTTATGCGGCAAAGCCTGATCGAACCGCTGATGGCGGTCGCCCGCGATATGAACTCCCGCGGCTGGATCCTGAAAATCGAAGAAGGCTTCCGCACCCAGGAGATGCAACGGCGACTCGTTCGCAAACCGTCCGTGTTTGACGCCATTTTGAAAAAGTGCATCTGGGAGTGCGGCGGCGAAATGCCCCCGACCGAACTGGTTTTCCGCAGAGCGATCGTACTGGTCGCCAATCTGCCGAAAATCGGCACGCACATGTCGGGTTCGGCCGTCGATATTTCGGTCCTGGATCGCAACGACGGCAGCGAAATCGATCGCGGCAAGCCGTACCTGGAAATGAGCGAATTGACGCCGATGCGGTCCCCCTACATCTCGCCCGCGGCGCTGCACAATCGCCTGGAAATTTTGGCGATGATGGAAGCCCATGGATTCATGCACTTCCCCTATGAATTCTGGCACTACAACCAGGGCGACGCCGGCGGCCATATTCTGACGGGACAAACCCAGCCGGCCCCCTATGGACCCGTCCACTGGGACCCGCAGACCAACCAGGTCACGCCGTACGAGGACCCGCACGAACTGCTGAACCCGCTCGAACGGATCGAACAGGAAATGGCTGCCGCCACCGCCCGGGCGCGGAATTAA
- a CDS encoding sugar phosphate isomerase/epimerase family protein, whose protein sequence is MSLTLCLNTSTIRPQPLLEKIRLAAEAGFTGVELWLNDVYEYIGRGGEVRDVEQALADYGLMVPCMIAMRQWGEASELEYPLMLEEAKRRMELAARLGSPYLVATPPREACPLDQLAERYGRLLAIGRQVGVKPTFEYISFFHSARSPNDAWQVVQQVGDPDATLILDSFHNWNSLSTLDDLHPIPIERISHYHINDAHPAIPAGEQTDPDRVMPGDGPIDLAAEIALLQEKGYAKTISLELFNRELWEQPPAEVLQTCMTRLRKLTGV, encoded by the coding sequence ATGTCGTTGACGCTTTGCCTGAATACCAGCACGATTCGCCCGCAGCCGCTGCTGGAGAAAATCCGCCTGGCGGCAGAGGCCGGTTTTACCGGCGTGGAGTTGTGGCTGAACGACGTTTATGAGTACATCGGCCGCGGCGGCGAGGTCCGCGATGTGGAGCAGGCGCTGGCCGATTACGGCCTGATGGTGCCCTGCATGATCGCCATGCGGCAATGGGGAGAAGCGAGCGAGCTGGAATACCCGCTCATGCTGGAGGAAGCGAAGCGGCGAATGGAGTTGGCGGCCCGGCTGGGGTCGCCGTACCTGGTGGCGACGCCGCCCCGGGAGGCCTGCCCGCTGGACCAGCTGGCGGAGCGTTATGGCCGACTGCTGGCGATCGGTCGCCAGGTCGGCGTGAAGCCGACGTTCGAGTACATCAGCTTTTTCCATAGCGCCCGATCCCCGAACGACGCCTGGCAGGTGGTGCAGCAGGTGGGCGATCCCGACGCCACCCTGATCCTCGACTCGTTCCACAACTGGAACAGCCTGTCGACGCTGGACGACTTGCATCCGATCCCCATCGAACGTATCTCGCACTATCACATCAACGACGCCCACCCTGCCATTCCCGCGGGCGAGCAGACCGACCCGGATCGCGTCATGCCGGGCGACGGGCCGATCGATCTGGCCGCCGAGATCGCCCTGCTGCAGGAAAAAGGCTACGCCAAAACGATCAGCCTGGAGCTGTTCAATCGCGAGCTCTGGGAGCAGCCGCCCGCCGAAGTCCTGCAGACCTGCATGACGCGACTGCGTAAACTAACAGGCGTATAG
- the msrB gene encoding peptide-methionine (R)-S-oxide reductase MsrB, whose protein sequence is MTEKLQLSEAEWKQRLTPEQYRVLRDKGTERAGAGCFLGTKEPGVYACAGCGHPLFPTGQKFESGTGWPSFTSPVSESSVTEYTDETHGMVRTEVCCGRCDGHLGHVFPDGPPPTGLRYCINSVSMQHVPEGETVPLVTD, encoded by the coding sequence ATGACGGAAAAACTACAGCTCAGCGAAGCAGAATGGAAGCAGCGACTCACCCCGGAACAGTACCGGGTGCTGCGTGATAAAGGGACGGAACGGGCCGGCGCCGGCTGCTTTCTGGGGACAAAAGAGCCGGGCGTTTACGCTTGCGCCGGTTGCGGCCATCCTCTTTTCCCCACAGGCCAGAAGTTTGAATCGGGAACCGGCTGGCCTTCGTTTACATCGCCTGTTTCCGAGTCTTCCGTCACCGAATATACGGACGAAACGCACGGCATGGTGCGGACCGAAGTCTGCTGCGGCCGCTGCGACGGCCACCTGGGGCATGTCTTTCCCGACGGCCCGCCGCCTACCGGCCTGCGTTACTGCATCAACTCCGTCAGCATGCAGCACGTGCCGGAGGGGGAAACGGTTCCGCTGGTTACCGATTAG